atttttacgcataataaacaacacaacgcataacatgacgagatcgacgcaggaaaaatagaatatacatgcctttaaatctttaacttTACCGAACGGCGACACCGAAGCAGGAAGGATGTGAGAgatgatccgggacgaacgtggcacgattttcttaaAACGAAAgtgacgaaaacttgctggaaattcagaggaagggggcggctgctctctagaccaagaaccctaggttttctctttcaaaaaaatataaaaatctgaataatgaagtgtgtgtgtgttagccGATTTTTAGTGTGTTTAAAAGTGTGTATACGTGTGATTAGTGTTAATTAGGAGAAagtttgcttaattaataattaccCACTAATTAGATGGTAATCAAACACtaacttttctttaaatttaaaataaagtgtaTAAGTGACAAatcttttaaaagttttaaaattataaaatcatttaataattaaattaagcttttaaaattggtaaaactaaataaatattttaaaatgccccaattaTCACTTAAAATGaattaccacattttaaaatcgccaaaaatcgtctacagtctcttttcctcgatcatgcatcgaatgatcgcctgaaacatgaaactcgagaaaatattttaacatgcatcacataaacattaaaataatgcagtttaataaattatgcattactaaaaataattttaaatttaaataaatgatataacaattaaataaatgcataagttttacgtgtactgattttgggctctacaaaaaTAGTCTGCATATTGACTCTGATTTGGGCTATCCATTTAGTTTCTCCGGGTTATCCATGACCCGAGCTCTTACGaggtatcaatatatatatatatatatatatataatcatttaaaatatatcatgTACAAATCGATGCAAGTTCGAAATGTTAATCGTAAATTTTTCTGAAATATTTCGCTACTCGAAGTACAGCACAAGAGTATCGTTGTCGTGTAATATTCGTTCGGAATTATATTTTCaggaaattatttaaatatcttgTCTTAAAAGTTTTATATAACAATTTGattttttgttgatttttctGGTATTATTCTTCTTTCCTCCCATATCGGATCTTTCCTTTCCCAAATCGGAACACGCAAAATTGTTTCCCTACTCTCGCTCTCCATCTGTTTCTATGTGATCTGAACCATTGTTTCTTGATATAGCACCAGATCCGTATGGCTTAGTTATTTTCTTGGCAAGATTTTTCAGTTTGTTTTCTTGAGTTATTGGCTTCCCATTTAAGGTATCTCATGTTTTCCTCTGAAACTTGCTTTTATTTTGTGATTTCATGTCAATCTGTTCTGTATAATAAATATGTATGATCGTTATTGGGCAATGGTTATGTTTGATTTTGTAATTTGAATTTAGTtgtattttctctttttttgtATTTTGTGTTCTTGTTTCAGGGTGCAGATTTTTTGCCATACTGTTTGCATTGGAATTTTGTGGAACAATGAAAGGGATATGCAGTAAAAGAAGATAATTGGAGAGTAAGGTGTTGGTGTGCCAGACTCTGGTTGTCTGGTTCGGTTGGTTTTGTGTTTCAGTTTGTCATCTAGGTGAAAGTGTTCAATAATgtttaataaaataatgaaaagaGGGCAAAGAAAGCCCTCGAAATCATTGGAAGCAATTGAGGCTCCGTTACCAACTGCATCACCCCCCAATGTGATTGTTAATCATGCATCCCGGACGGCAGCTGCCACGGCACAGCCTGCGAGTCTTGCCGCTGTTCCACAGAACACTGGGGTGGTTGAGGTCTTGCCGATGTTGAAGGATGTCCCACTAGCCGAGCGACATGTGATATTCATCCGAAAAGCTCAAGTATGTTGTGTTTTCTTTGATTTTTCCGATACGATGAAATCTGCACGTGAGAAGGAGATCAAGAGGCAAACCCTTTCGGAGCTTGTTGACTTAGTGCAGTCGGGGTCATGTAAAATGAATGAGATAATGCAGGAGGAGTTGGTCAAGATGATATCTTTGAATATTTTCCGGAGCTTGCCACCCGCATCACATGAGAATACTGGATCAGAGTGTGGAGATCCGGAGGAGGATGAGATGTACATGGACCCTACCTGGCCTCACTTGCAACTTGTTTACGAGTTACTTTTACGATATATTGTATCATCTGATACGGACACTAAAGTTGCCAAGAGGTATCTTGATCACTCGTTTGTTTTAAAATTGCTTGATTTATTTGATTCTGAGGACCTGAGGGAGCGCGAGTATTTGAAGACTATTCTTCACCGGATATATGGGAAATTCATGGTTCATAGACCCTTTATAAGGAATGCAATAAACAACATCTTTTATAGGTTTATATTTGAGACAGAGAGGTTCAGTGGGATTGGTGAGCTATTGGAGATTCCTGGAAGTATAATAAATGGTTTTGCATTGCCAATGAAAGAAGAACATAAGTTGTTTCTTATACGTGCACTTATTCCTTTGCACAAGCCAAAATGCGTTTCAACATACCATCAGCATTTGTCCTATTGTGTAACACAATTTGTTGAGAAAGACTACAGGTTGGCCAATACTGTCATCAAGGGGTTGCTGAAGTATTGGCCAGTCACAAGTTGTGGAAAGGAGGTTCTCTTCCTTGGAGAATTAGAAGAGATTTTGGAGGTCACACAACCTGCGGAGTTCCAACGTTGTATGGTTCCTCTGTTTAGGCAAATTGGCCGTAGCCTCCGCAGTTCGCATTTCCAGGTGTGAGAAATTTGTTCTTTGTTACATTTCACAATATTATATTTGTTTCATTAAGCACAAAACTCCCGTACAGTAACGGGATATTAGGGCCAAAGAGATACGACTTTGCACTATAGTTAGCTCAGCACCAATCAAGATAACTTCGCCATGCTTGTCTCACAGGAGTAGCGCTCTTTCTGGATACattagttttatgaaaattttcctCTTcagattttcagaaaatttgaCTCATGctattattatgtattattggaTACAAAACTCGATAAACTACAAGTACTGgctatatgatatattttagaCAATATGAATGAGTTCCTTTTGACTTTAGAGAAGCTAAATTTATTGTATCTGTTAAGAATTTGgtataattctccttttcctTGTTTTTGGAGTTATGTATGTATTAGCTAAATTGGTGTTGGAGAATTATTCTTGCCAAGCAACATGAAACTTTTTTAGTCATTTTACATGAACATATTTTATCATGCTTGACTCATGCCTTAGTTTTCCTAGTTTAGGAAAGGAAAACAAGTTTTGATGCGCCTTTCTTTTGATTTAGGCCAAAACGAGATTAAACCTGGGTTTTAAATATCACCTCAAATACTGAATGTCAGCAGAATCTCATAATGttattaataaatatcatgGACTGAAATCACTGCTTTCTGCTTCCCCTATTCTGCGCTAGGATGTAACCAAAAGTGTTTATGCATCAGTAAGAATGAAACAAAAATAGTTGGATTCTTCATGGATGTCTACAAATCCTTACATTAGAAATGCATTATTAGAAATCTTTCAATAATAATGGATCTGTTTGCCCCTTAAAATTGAGCAACTCTTTGTAGTTTCTTAAATATTTCTTATTATTTGAACCTCTGGTATGATATGTTCACCTATGGGAATTGATTCTCTTCTATTCTTCCCACCTTCCTCTTTCATTGAATGCCTCATTACTACGATGGACAGCTATGTAAAGTGACACTTGTTCTGAGTTATTTTTTTCTCCACATAACTCTCATTTGAGTATTCCACAGTTATAAATATGTAGATGGCCGTTTACTTCTATCTTTTGAAAGCTTAGGTCTTGTCTGGAGGTCACACAAGTTTAGGCGGCCGTTTACTTCTATCTTTTGAAAGCTTAGGTCTTGTCTGGAGGTCACTCAAGTTTAGGCGGATGGATTGGAAGTCGTTTTGAGCTGTGAGCACTATGTTCCTTGATTTATGGTCTTCACCTTCAATAATTATCTCGTCACTGTTATTTGGACTTAAAATGTGGTTATTTTTGTAGGACAGTAGAATCATCAAAACTTGGGTTACTTGAGACTAGTTCTAAAGGTGTCTTGATTTTTGATTAGTTTGTTAAGGACAATGTTGACCAGTAAGCTAGCGGCAGATGAACACCtgagatttaaaattttccatgtttaaaaattttaaaaaatcaattaaTGCTTTGTAGCGTCCTTACCCGAGCCAATACTAAACAGACTAACAAGCATGCAAAATTAAAACTTAATGACAACAATTAAACAGCGGAAACCAAATAACTTAATCATCTTACTACCCAAACGAAAACAAAATAGTAGCAGCAGTCTCAATCATTAATACAACCATATCGAAAATTGAATTATGCACGAGAACACGATTAACCAAATAAATCCTCCACTGGATCACCACCGAAAACCCAACTGCTCTAGCCACTGCCCTGGCCGTCTGAACCGTTCAACCTAAGACCTGCCCCGTGGAATGGGGTGCCCAAGATGAAAAACAAGGACGTGAGCGACAATCGCCCAATACAAAAATCTACGAGTATACAAACCGATATGATGTATGTGAAATGCAATATGCTCGGATATCAAGGATCAAATCAAAAATCTCATGCTCAGTCTAGAGGCGCCTGAATGTATAGTCTAATCTGCCCTATACATGTTTTGACTTATATATACTCATATTAAGACGTGGACCTACATTGTCCAGGTAATCAGAGCCCACGGGTCCCGTCGGACACTGTAGCTCTGGATGTCCCATCGTCCACAATACAGAATAGGGCTGAGAGGCCACAACAAACGAGGTATATCTCAAAAAAGATCAGGTTCAAAATGATATGTCATGCATGATAtgccaaagcagtaaaacaaatatcatgcaacagataaacatgcaacATATAACTGTGTACTCTACACTTGGATATCTCAGTCAGTACATCACGTACCTCACCAAAACAATTTGACAGAAAGCTTTGAACCTATACATTAcaaacataatgaaatcactaTCAAACCAGATTTTGAATTATCAAATATGCTCCAAAGTTCTTTCTAATGATCCTTAAATCACTATTTAAGGCTTTAGGATAATATCTGCGTATGTCGTCAGCCTGCTGATGATGTCTCGATCCCAGTTCACCGACCCCTCCTCGAGTCGACACTAGCTCCGAAACTTCTAGATACCTAAGTGTCCTAGAAACTGACTAGAAAACCTAAGGTTTATGGCTAGAACTCTCTCTGAAGGAAGCGGTTTaggaaacaaaagaaatcaGCTTCCATTCATAGGCTGCATTCGGACTAGTTCAGAAAATCCGAATCAATCTTATCTACCACGTGTCAGAATCTTATTCGTCTAGTTAGATTTCTCGGGATAATGTAATGTGATTAGATTGTGTCGTCCATTTTAAATTCGGTAGATCCCAACAGGTTTATTTCGAATTATCAATTCCTTAATAATACTTAATTAAGAACCTTTTAATCATCTTTTAATTAGTAGTTCATTCAAAATAAGGATTTGAGTCATTACATGCTTTGTGAAGATTGTAGCCAAAATGAAACCCTTCTTAAGTTGAGCTCAACTGGTGCATTTCAAGAGCCTCCACATTAATGAAATTGCAAACAACAGAGAAAAAGTTGGCTGGCTCATTAAGCTAATGAATCCAGTTACAATGAAAGCATCTCAAGGTCAGCTATGATTTAAGCATCTTAAATAATGAAACAACCAGCCTCGAGCTAGTTCTTACAATGTCGACTAAGCTAAATGATTCCCTGGCTGAACTACATATGGCATGGCTTTTTTGTGGTTCCTTTACACCTGTTTGTTGCTATATGTCAAGTTACATGTATAATTATGCTGCATGATTATTCCTAAACAAGGTGTAACATTGAACAATTGCCGCTTTACAAGAAGCTACAACAGATGGTGGTAATAGTGCAACTCAACCCAAACATCACATGACGATCATTCTCCTAACATGGGCGATTATTGAACTCCTTTAGTCTTCATCTAACTAATTATATTCCTTGCAATCCATGTGAATTGAAGATATGACTTTGGCTCTTACACCAAATGTTGGATCGAGTGTTTGTCACTTAACCAACAGTTATAGCCAATGTTGTCGGTGTGAATCAAATCTTTCAAATGATGCAACAAACCAAATATCACATGTTTATTGCAATCCTAGCATAGCAATTATTGCACTTCAATCCGACTTGAGAGCGACCATATCATGACTGCATGGTTGAGGACTGTATTAGAACAACTAAAAATTTAGAACAATTAGAAATTgagaaaaaattaatataaatatttaacttGAATATTTGGatgatatttatttatgatCAGATCCCAAATCTCTCTTTTATGATACATATGTAGAATCTTTGCTTAAATAATTGATGAAGAACATAATGATGATAAACTTCATAAATTAAGACAGCTAAATTGTGTTGACTTTATATGTTGTTTGGCTATATGATATGGGGTATTTGATATCGATGGTTTAAAAATTTGACTTGCAGCGTTACCACCAACTATAATTTTTGTAAGACTGAAATCATTCAGTCCTAAAAGGTAGAACAATCAAAACGTGGCGCATGAGCTGTtgtacggtttaaaagatttgagttgcaccattgtTACCAGCTCTAGTTTTGGTAAAGCAGGAAGCAATAGGTCTTACATACTCAATTGAGTGATATCACCTTGATTTATGGTGCATTTTTATTTTACTCATCCATGCACATATAGTCATTTGGTTATAGCGATGGTATGTCTTCTTATGTTTGTCAAATGCAAGCTTTTGTGTTCTTGTTTGTGCTTTTCGAAGCTTGTTTCGCTGTGAACTTGGCTCTTACAGATGCATTTCAGCCATCATGATAATCTATTGCTTCTCAAATTCTCCTTGTTTGTCTACAGGTAGCAGAACGGGCTCTATTCTGGTGGAATAACGAGCATATAGTTGGCTTAATTGCAGATAATCGACGTGTTATTTTACCAATCATATTTGATGCATTAGAACATAATATACATAGCCATTGGAACCAGGCAATAAATGGGCTGAGCTACAATGTCCGAAGAATGTTCCTGGAAATGGACACCGAGCTGTTTGAAGAGTGTCTGAGGCGGCATGAGGAAAAGGAAGCTATGGCCGGAGGATTGGAAGTGCAACACTTGCTAACTTGGAAGAGACTAGAAGAAGTTGCTGATCAAGCTAATGGTTGAGAAAACAgggtcttttttttttatctgtatGCGGATTTTGAGTCCTACAATGACAGAACTCCGGGAGTTGGCAAATCTATGTAGACTAGAAGCAAATGGTTCAAAAGAAAGATATGAAGAATTTCTACATCTTCTTGCCTGGCTGTTTCATCCTATCTCAAACGGGTATCAAATGGTACAAAAAAAACCAAGCGAGTGGAAGTGAGAATCATTCAGTAAATGGGAGGTACGAATTCTACCAAATTGTTTTTTACACATATCCATTCTTTGATagttatatttttcattatccAACTATTGATACCGGTTCTGCAATCAATGACTATCAGTGGTTCGAGATTCTCCATTGCTGTCTTTGTCATAGACACTTGTTACGACGATCATGAATGTTCAAGAGCTTTGTATTTATTAGTTCAATCCATGCATTCCCTTTAATTCGTTTATAGAATTTTATGGATATTTTATAAAAGCTCGACTGTCGAGGCACACTTTGATCGTTTTGTTTGTAAATGTTTTGTTTAGACAATCTGTACGAGGATGCTAATTCCTGATTCTTTCTCCAGGGTGTAAAGCATATTTTATGGATATTCTTGTCCAGTTGGATTCAGTTACTTAAACTTTAGGATATTTTTGTAATTATGCCAAATTTCACGTGGTACTCAGAAGGcttaatcaaaaataaaaaacaaatattgCACGgaacaaatattaaaataaaatttttagtaattttaaaatttagaaattattGTATCAATATATGAACAATATTCTGGTATTAACAATTGTTGGAtagtttataaaatattttataattttgtaagttattttttaacataaaaacttgtgtaaagGATTTTTAGGTAATTTTTCGTCCATTTATCATATTCAAAGGATTTTTAGGTAATTTTTCGTCCATTTATCATAgttgaataaaatataattaactaTAAATTCGTTGATATTGATCGGGATTAGAAAATTCACCTGGCGTTGACATTTTTTTATTGCAAGTTTTTTCAATTTTGTCTAGTACCTAAAGAACGAGAGTAGGACACCATGGTTGGAGGTAGTGTTGTGTTGCCGCTGCCCGCAAAAATCATTTCGAAGTAATCGCCACCGCCAGTGCTGCCTCCTGCTATGGTGGCCCCTCCGCCGTATGATATGCACAACATTCTCTCGAAGTTATAATGATCATAATGTTAGAATATATTATTGTTGGCTTTCAAGGATAGATTAgttattttattcttattttttttgtgtttaCCCTAACTATATAAACATATTTTCTTTGTATTCTTTGTTCAGTTTTACAACACTACGACTTGAGCTTTTCGTTTATTCTCTATTtctcatggtatcagagcctccaTCTCATTGATCTGTCAATCGTAGAGAAGAATTGTTAATTTCATCCACAGCTTTTGTGGATCGAACAACTATGATAAGTGGACGTATAGTATAGTTTCTCGTCCCGATAATCTCATCTCGATAATCTTTCGCTGATCAAACAACTATGATAATCTCAACTAGATTTTTCTGCTGTGCTCGTACAAGTTTTCGTTCGTATAGTTTCTCTTTGGTAATCACATACGATTTCTTCTCTGCATTGTGTTTTGTTTTACTCTTTCGATTTTGTTTGGTTTTGGCATCATGGCTGCTCGTAAAGACGATTCTCTTCTGTCGATTAATGTTCAATTGGATGGAAAAAATTATTCGTATTGGGGTTATGTTATGAAGAATTTCTTGCGGGGAAATCGATGTGGGGCTACGTCACAGGTGTGCGAGACAAGCCTACAGACCAGACGAACCTTGATTATGCTGTGTCATTGGATGTTTGGGAGGCAGATAATTCGAAGATTATTACGTGGATTAATAATTCTGTTGCGCACTCAATAGAGGCTCAATTGGCAAAATATGAGACTGTTAAGGAGGTTTGGGATCATCTGGCACGCTTGTATACACAGTCTAATTTTGTCAAACAATATCAATTGGAGACAGATATTCGTGCCCTTCAGCAGAAAGATATGAGTATCCAAGATTTTTATTCTGCCATGTCGTCACTCTGGGATCAATTGGCATTAACATAATCTACAGAATTGCGAGCATTCTCACCTATATTGCTCGGAGAGAAGAACAACGCTTGGTACAGTTTTTGATGGCACTTTGGAATGATTTTGAGGATCTGCGTGGGACGATTCTTCATCACAACCCTCTTCCTTCTATTGACTCGGTTGTAAGTGAATTGTTAGATGAAGAGATTCGTCTTAAGTCTCACGTTGACAAAGGGACAATCCCGACTACACCATCTGTCTTTGCAGTTCCTCAACGACCTCAAGCTAATCACCAAAACAGGTCAAATATGAAGGTTTCTCAAGATGAGTGTGCTTTTTGTAATGAAAAGGGGCACTGGAAAGCTCAATGCCCACTATTGTTGAGTAAAGGAAAAGTGCAGCCGCAATAGCAACAACAACGACCACACAACACTCCATGTAAAccacagcagcagcatcagCCATCTCTAAACACTCCATGGAaaccacagcagcagcagcagccatCTCAGAACACTCCATGGAAACCTAGTAATCCATCAAACCAGTGGATATATCGACCACCTCACTCTAACAATGTAGTTGCTGCACCGTCTTTGGATCCGTATTTGTTTGAGCAGTTTCAACAGTTCCTCGCTTCACAGCCTCATGCTATGTCAGCTTCATCACATATAGGTTTGTCATCCTCTGGCACTTCAGGTATATCTTCGTCCATCTGGGTCTTGGATTCTGGAGCATCTCATCATATGTCTCCTAATTTGTCATGTTTTGCTTCTTTCTCTCACAATTCTTCCATTGAAATTGTGACTGCAAATGGCACACCGATGCCATTAGTAGGCGTTGGTTCTCTTGTTACGTGTTGTTTATCTCTTCCCGATGTATACTATATTCCCAATCTTACACTTAATCTTGTTTTGGTCAGTCAATTATGTGAGTCTGGATACTTAGTCTACTTTCTCTTCTTCAAATTGTTATGTGCAGGACCTGCGATCCCAGACGCTGATTGGGACCGGCCGTAGACAGGGGAGACTTTATGTTTTGGATTATCTCAGAGTACCAGATGTTGCAGCATCTAGTGTGGATCTCTCTTCTTTTCGCTTGAGTCAGTCGTCTTCTGTTTTTTATTTATGGCATAATCGTCTAGGACACGTTTCCGCGTCTCGTTTGAATTTTTTAGCATCTACAGGAGCACTAGGAACTTTGAAAAGTCATGATATTTCTGATTGTAGTGGTTGTAAACAAAATTTTCGGCATTATCTTTTTATATAAGTCTATCTTTTTCTTCTACTCCTTTTGATCTTGTTTATTCAGATTTGTGGGGACCATCTCCTGTTCCCACGAAAGGGGGTCGAGATATTATGTTTCTTTTATTGATGATTGCACTCTTTTTTTTGGGTTTATCTGATGAAACATAGGTCTGATTATCTTgctattttcaattattttaaagctCTTGTGAAAAATCAACATTCAGTTGTCATCAAGTGTTTTCGTTGAGATTTGGGGGGTGAATACACTTCTAATGATTTCTCGCGTTTGCTTGCTTCTGATGGTACCATACGTCAAGCCTCGTGTAGAGAAACCCTGAACAAAATGGTGTTGTAGAAAGAAAGCATAgacatattgttgaaacagctCGCTCTTTCTTACTGTCTTCTAATGTTCCTAGTGCATTTTGGGGTGAAGCAATTCATACTGCTGTTCACGTGATCAATAGAATTCCAACTTCACACAATTCAGGTTTATCATCCTTTGAAAAAAATGTATGGTCATGCTCCTGATTATTCTTCATTAGGTGTTTTTGGTTGTGCCTGTTTTGTTCTCCAACCACAGATCAAGCGCAAGAAGTTGTCTCCGCGTTCTGCTCTGTGTGTTTTCCTAGGTTATGGTATTGGTCAAAAATGGTATTGTTGTTTTGATCCAATTAGTCAAAAACTTTATGTCTCTCGTCATGTTGTGTTTCTTGAACATGTTCCATTCTTTTCTATACTTGTTAGTTCGCATAATATGACACATGCAGATCTTATTCGTATTGACCCTTTAACCTCCGATACAGATGAGATTTTGCCCACGACCACACCCGAGACTCCTGCTCCTCCAAATCCCCCTACGACAACCCAATCATCTCCTGGCATCGTGGATAATCCTCCACTATGTCAGTCTACTCGGGTTTGTAAGTCTACTCGACTACCTGATTTTGCTTACTCGTGTTATTCTAGTTCTTTCACTTCATTTGTTGCCTCTGTTCATCGTCTCTCTGAGCCTTTATCCTATAGCGAAGCTATTGGTAATCCACTTTGGCAGAAGGCTATGGCTGAGGAACTGACTGCTCTTCATCAGACTCAGACATGGGATTTGGTTCTGTTGCCACCAGGAAAGCACACCATTGGCTCTCATTGGGtctacaagatcaagaccaaaTCTGATGGATCTATTGAACGCTACAAAGCTCGTTTTGTTGCTAAAGGTTACTCTCAGAAGCATGACATGGATTATGAGGAAACATTTGCCCCCGTTGCTAAAATGACGATAATTCGTACTCTAATTGATGTTGCTTCTGTTCGTCAATGGAAAATCTctcagatggatgtcaagaatgCTTTCTTGAATGGtgatcttcatgaaaatgtttttaagaCTCCTCCTCCTGGTGTTTCTCACCAACCTGGTAAAGTTTGTAGACTTCGTAAGGCTCtttatggtctcaaacaaggtCCTTGTGCttgttttgagaaattttcTATAGTGATTACTTCGCTTGGGTTTATTCCTAGTCATCATGATTCCGCATTATTTGTCAAGTGTACTCGTGCAGGTCGTATACTTCTGTCTTTATATGTTAATGACATGATAATCAccgttgatgatattgatggtaTTGAGGCTTTGAAGTCTGAGTTAACTCACTGCTTTGCTATGAACGATTTAGGTTTGCTACGTTACATTCTAGGAATTGAGGTTGCCTATTCTCCAAAAGGTTATCTTTTATCCCAGTCAAAGTACATAGCAGATCTAATTGAACGTGCACGTTTAACTGATAATAGGATAATTGATACTCCTCTTGAGACCAATGCTCGGTACTCTCTGTCAGATGGACCTCCTTTGCCAGATCCTACATTATACCGTACTATTGTTGGCAGCTTGGTTTATCTCACTATGACTCGTCCTGATATTGCGTATGTTGTTCATGTAGTAAGTCAGTTTGTCACCGCACCAACTACAGTTCATTGGGCTGCTGTTCTTCGCATTCTCAGGTATCTTCGGGG
The sequence above is a segment of the Primulina tabacum isolate GXHZ01 chromosome 6, ASM2559414v2, whole genome shotgun sequence genome. Coding sequences within it:
- the LOC142549209 gene encoding serine/threonine protein phosphatase 2A 57 kDa regulatory subunit B' beta isoform-like isoform X3; protein product: MFNKIMKRGQRKPSKSLEAIEAPLPTASPPNVIVNHASRTAAATAQPASLAAVPQNTGVVEVLPMLKDVPLAERHVIFIRKAQVCCVFFDFSDTMKSAREKEIKRQTLSELVDLVQSGSCKMNEIMQEELVKMISLNIFRSLPPASHENTGSECGDPEEDEMYMDPTWPHLQLVYELLLRYIVSSDTDTKVAKRYLDHSFVLKLLDLFDSEDLREREYLKTILHRIYGKFMVHRPFIRNAINNIFYRFIFETERFSGIGELLEIPGSIINGFALPMKEEHKLFLIRALIPLHKPKCVSTYHQHLSYCVTQFVEKDYRLANTVIKGLLKYWPVTSCGKEVLFLGELEEILEVTQPAEFQRCMVPLFRQIGRSLRSSHFQVLSGGHSSLGGWIGSRFEL
- the LOC142549209 gene encoding serine/threonine protein phosphatase 2A 57 kDa regulatory subunit B' beta isoform-like isoform X1 — encoded protein: MFNKIMKRGQRKPSKSLEAIEAPLPTASPPNVIVNHASRTAAATAQPASLAAVPQNTGVVEVLPMLKDVPLAERHVIFIRKAQVCCVFFDFSDTMKSAREKEIKRQTLSELVDLVQSGSCKMNEIMQEELVKMISLNIFRSLPPASHENTGSECGDPEEDEMYMDPTWPHLQLVYELLLRYIVSSDTDTKVAKRYLDHSFVLKLLDLFDSEDLREREYLKTILHRIYGKFMVHRPFIRNAINNIFYRFIFETERFSGIGELLEIPGSIINGFALPMKEEHKLFLIRALIPLHKPKCVSTYHQHLSYCVTQFVEKDYRLANTVIKGLLKYWPVTSCGKEVLFLGELEEILEVTQPAEFQRCMVPLFRQIGRSLRSSHFQVAERALFWWNNEHIVGLIADNRRVILPIIFDALEHNIHSHWNQAINGLSYNVRRMFLEMDTELFEECLRRHEEKEAMAGGLEVQHLLTWKRLEEVADQANG
- the LOC142549209 gene encoding serine/threonine protein phosphatase 2A 57 kDa regulatory subunit B' beta isoform-like isoform X2, translated to MFNKIMKRGQRKPSKSLEAIEAPLPTASPPNVIVNHASRTAAATAQPASLAAVPQNTGVVEVLPMLKDVPLAERHVIFIRKAQVCCVFFDFSDTMKSAREKEIKRQTLSELVDLVQSGSCKMNEIMQEELVKMISLNIFRSLPPASHENTGSECGDPEEDEMYMDPTWPHLQLVYELLLRYIVSSDTDTKVAKRYLDHSFVLKLLDLFDSEDLREREYLKTILHRIYGKFMVHRPFIRNAINNIFYRFIFETERFSGIGELLEIPGSIINGFALPMKEEHKLFLIRALIPLHKPKCVSTYHQHLSYCVTQFVEKDYRLANTVIKGLLKYWPVTSCGKEVLFLGELEEILEVTQPAEFQRCMVPLFRQIGRSLRSSHFQVLSGGHTSLGGRLLLSFESLGLVWRSLKFRRMDWKSF